From Anas platyrhynchos isolate ZD024472 breed Pekin duck chromosome 16, IASCAAS_PekinDuck_T2T, whole genome shotgun sequence, a single genomic window includes:
- the UQCR10 gene encoding cytochrome b-c1 complex subunit 9, which produces MALLRQAYSSLFRRTSTFALSIVLGAVVFERAFDQGADAIFEHLNEGKLWKHIKHKYEASDN; this is translated from the exons ATGGCGCTGCTGAGGCAGGCGTACAGCTCGCTGTTCCGCCGCACCTCCACCTTCGCCCTCAGCATCGTGCTGGGCGCCGTCGTCTTCGAGCGCGCCTTCGACCAGGGGGCCGATGCCATCTTCGAGCACCTCAACGAAGGG aAACTGTGGAAACACATCAAGCACAAGTATGAAGCGAGTGACAACTGA
- the ZMAT5 gene encoding zinc finger matrin-type protein 5 isoform X1 translates to MGKRYFCDYCDRSFQDNLHNRKKHLNGVQHLRAKRAWYDLFRDAAAILQEEQSKKPCRKFLQTGQCDFGANCRFSHMTEQDLEKLSAQVQAGEQRLKELRQEGADVPLGTIEDWLEKRAKRLSAAQSNSALPEKPLPFQYPPGWPPPQELPPSLQAPPPGGWPLPPDLQWG, encoded by the exons ATGGGGAAAAGGTACTTCTGTGATTACTGCGACCGCTCCTTCCAGGACAACCTCCACAACAGGAAGAAACACCTCAACGGAGTGCAGCACCTGCGGGCTAAGAGGGCCTGGTACGACTTGTTCCGAG ATGCCGCTGCCATCCTGCAAGAGGAGCAGAGCAAGAAACCGTGCCGCAAGTTCCTGCAAACAG ggcagtgcgATTTCGGGGCCAACTGCAGGTTTTCCCACATGACGGAGCAGGACCTGGAGAAGCTGAGCGCCCAGGTGCAAG CAGGGGAgcagcggctgaaggagctgcgGCAGGAGGGAGCGGACGTCCCGCTTGGCACCATCGAGGACTGGCTGGAGAAGAGGGCGAAGAGGCTGAGCGCGGCTCAGAGCAACAG CGCCCTGCCTGAGAAGCCGCTGCCCTTCCAGTATCCGCCGGGCTGGCCGCcgccccaggagctgcccccgTCCCTGCAGGCCCCCCCACCTGGGGGGTGGCCGCTGCCCCCCGACCTGCAGTGGGGCTGA
- the ZMAT5 gene encoding zinc finger matrin-type protein 5 isoform X2: MGKRYFCDYCDRSFQDNLHNRKKHLNGVQHLRAKRAWYDLFRDAAAILQEEQSKKPCRKFLQTGQCDFGANCRFSHMTEQDLEKLSAQVQGEQRLKELRQEGADVPLGTIEDWLEKRAKRLSAAQSNSALPEKPLPFQYPPGWPPPQELPPSLQAPPPGGWPLPPDLQWG; this comes from the exons ATGGGGAAAAGGTACTTCTGTGATTACTGCGACCGCTCCTTCCAGGACAACCTCCACAACAGGAAGAAACACCTCAACGGAGTGCAGCACCTGCGGGCTAAGAGGGCCTGGTACGACTTGTTCCGAG ATGCCGCTGCCATCCTGCAAGAGGAGCAGAGCAAGAAACCGTGCCGCAAGTTCCTGCAAACAG ggcagtgcgATTTCGGGGCCAACTGCAGGTTTTCCCACATGACGGAGCAGGACCTGGAGAAGCTGAGCGCCCAGGTGCAAG GGGAgcagcggctgaaggagctgcgGCAGGAGGGAGCGGACGTCCCGCTTGGCACCATCGAGGACTGGCTGGAGAAGAGGGCGAAGAGGCTGAGCGCGGCTCAGAGCAACAG CGCCCTGCCTGAGAAGCCGCTGCCCTTCCAGTATCCGCCGGGCTGGCCGCcgccccaggagctgcccccgTCCCTGCAGGCCCCCCCACCTGGGGGGTGGCCGCTGCCCCCCGACCTGCAGTGGGGCTGA
- the CABP7 gene encoding calcium-binding protein 7 produces MPFHPVTAALMYRGIYSVPPLLAEQHPVDIPEDELEEIREAFKVFDRDGNGFISKQELGTAMRSLGYMPNEVELEVIIQRLDMDGDGQVDFEEFVTLLGPKLSTSGIPEKFHGTDFDTVFWKCDMQKLTVDELKRLLYDTFCEHLSMKDIENIIMTEEESHMGTAEECPVDVETCSSQQIRQTCVRKSLICAFAIAFIISVMLIAANQVLRSGMK; encoded by the exons ATGCCGTTCCACCCGGTGACCGCCGCGTTGATGTACCGGGGCATCTACAGCGTGCCCccgctgctggcagagcagcacccCGTGGACATCCCCGAGGACGAGCTGGAGG AGATCCGCGAAGCCTTCAAGGTGTTCGACCGGGACGGCAACGGCTTCATCTCCAAGCAGGAGCTGGGCACGGCCATGCGCTCGCTGGGCTACATGCCCAACGAGGTGGAGCTCGAGGTCATCATCCAGCGCCTCGACATGGACG GTGACGGGCAGGTGGACTTCGAGGAGTTCGTGACGCTGCTGGGCCCCAAGCTGTCCACCTCGGGCATCCCGGAGAAGTTCCACGGCACGGACTTCGACACCGTCTTCTGGAAG TGCGACATGCAGAAGCTGACGGTGGACGAGCTGAAGCGGCTGCTGTACGACACCTTCTGCGAGCACCTCTCCATGAAGGACATCGAGAACATCATCATGACGGAGGAGGAGAGCCACATGGGCACGGCCGAGGAGTGCCCCGTGGACGTGGAGA cctgctccagccagCAGATCCGGCAGACGTGCGTGCGCAAAAGCCTCATCTGCGCCTTCGCCATCGCCTTCATCATCAGCGTCATGCTCATCGCCGCCAACCAGGTGCTGCGCAGCGGCATGAAGTAG